The genomic interval TTGCGCCTTATCCCCTGGTAGACGACCGAATAACCCGCAACTCGACGGGACAACCCCGAGCTGGCGTGCCCTCGGGGTGAAAGTCGGCTGCGCTGCGCGTCTGATGCTCGACGGATTGGTCGGGCTCCACGGCCGGCGCGCGTTGTGATCAGTCGGCAGGCAGGCGTCACTCCGCGCGATGCGGTTGCGCGCGACAACGGTCTGTGCGCCGCGGGAGGCGGCCGATAGGTAGCTGCCGCGGAGTGCTGTGGGTTTTGACGATTCAATTCGGGATAGACTGCGGGCGACCGAGCGGCTGGTGGACGGGGGATGATGGGGACGCCCAGCATCAAGGAGGTTGCGCGGCGGGCTGGGGTTTCGGTGGGGACCGTCAGCAACTTCTTGAACCGGCCGGCGATCGTGGCTCCGGATACTCGGCTGCGCGTGCAGGAGAGCATCAACGCGCTCGGCTTCGTGCGGAACGAGGCCGCTCGCCATCTGCGCGCCGGGAAGAGCCGGACCGTCGGGCTTGTCGTGCTCGACGTGGCCAATCCGTTCTTCACCGATCTGGCCGAGGGCGCCGAGGCGCTGGCGTACGAGCACGACACCGTGGTGATGCTTTGCAACAGCAAGACCGATCCGGTGCGCGAGGGGCACCACCTCGATCAGCTCGAGCAGCAGCGGGTGCTCGGGATCCTGATCACGCCGTTCGACAGCGGTGATCCGCGGCTGACGGCGCTCGTCGAGCGCGGTACGCCGGTGGTCCTCGTCGACCGTACGGCGGACCGCGGACTGTGCTCGGTGTCGGTCGACGACCACCTCGGCGGACGGCTCGCCGGGAAGCATCTGATCGAGGCCGGTCATCGCCGGATCGCCTTTATCGGTGGACCGTTCACGATGCAGCAGGTGTCGGATCGCAAGGCCGGCATCACCGCGGTCGTCGCGGAGTCGAGCGATGTCGACCTGCGGTACTACGAGGTCGACGTGATGGGTGTGGTCGAGGGACGCGCGATCGGCGAACGCCTCGCCGCGCTGCCGGTCCGCTCCCGCCCGACCGCGGCCTTCCTCGCCAACGACCTGCTCGCCCTGGGATTCCTGCAGGCGATGGCGGTCGCCGGCCTGCGGGTCCCCCGCGACATGGCGATCGTCGGGTACGACGACATCGATTTCGCCCGTGCCGCCGCCGTACCGCTGTCGTCGGTGCGGCAGCCGGCCGAACTGCTCGGGCGATCCGCGATGGAACTGCTCCAGGAGGAGGTCGAGGCGTCCGACCGGCATCGTCACCGCCAGGTCATCTTCCAGCCCGACCTGATCGTTCGCGAGTCCAGCGACTTCAAGCGCCGGCGGTCATGACCGTTCTGTACGAGAACCCGCTCGCGAAACCGGTCGATCTGGACGGCTTCCGGCTCGAGGGTGATGGCGCGACATCCTTCCCACTCGGCCGTCTGCGTCTGGAGAGTGCGCACCCGGACGCGAACGTCGTCCTGTGGTGCCCGGATGACTTTCCGCCGGATATCACCGTGGAGTGGGACTTCTGGCCGATCCGCGAGCCCGGCCTGTGCATCCTGTTCTTCCACGCGAAGGGTCGCCACGGCGAGGACCTGTTCGACCTGCTGCCGCGCACCGGTCCGTACGAGCAGTATCACCACGGCGACCTGGACACCTACCACGTGTCGTACTTCCGACGCCGGTGGCCGGCCGAGCGCGCCTTCCACACCTGCAACCTGCGCAAGAGCTACGGCTTCCACCTCGTCGCGCAGGGCGCGGACCCGATCCCGGGCGTGCCGGACGCCGAGGGTCCGTACCGGCTGAAGCTCTCCGTGCACGAAGGCGTGATCACGTTCGCGATCAACGACCTGGTCAGCTTCACCTGGTGCGACGAGCGCCCGCTCCGCGGCGGCAAGATCGGCTTCCGGCAGATGGCCCCGCTGATCGGCGACTACGCGAACCTGCGCGTCTCGCAGTCCTGACGACACCCTTCGGGCAGCCCGTCGATGGTGCCGTGACCACTCCCTGACAAACGCTTTCCGAGGCGTTGACGTTGAGACGATTCAACTATATGGTCACATCACTTTTCGCCCGAAGCAGCTAGGCAGGCACCATGAATGGCTGGTCCATCAAGCTCTACAACGCAACAGATGAAGTCGTCTGGGCGATCAAGCTGAACGCCCTGTGGATCCTTTTCACCCTGCTCGGCGGCGTCGCGCTGGGTATCGGTCCAGCGACGCTCGCAGCATATTCGCTGGCCAGACGCCGGTCTGCCGGTGAATCGTTTCACGCTCTGCCTGCCTTCCGTACCGCGTTCCGCCAGGAGTTCCGCCGCGGCACCCTCGTCGTCCTCCCGCTGGTCGCGCTCGCCGTCGTCCTCGTCGGCAACTACCTGTACTTCGCGGCGCTCGGTGCCGCACTCCCCCGGCTGGCCAGCCTGTTCGCGCTGGTCGCGCTCGGGCTGATCGCCGCCTACGCGCTCCCGATGGCCGTGCACTACGACCTCGGTGTCCGCACGTTGTTGCCCAAGGCATCGTTGGTCGCGCTCGCGCGGCCGGCGTCGTCGCTGGTCCTGCTGTTCGTCGCGGTGTCCATCGCCTATCTGTCGGCCAAGTTCCCGGTGCTCGGGATCGTGCTGGCCGGTGGCGCCTGGATCCAGCTCGACACCTGGCTCTGCCTGCGCTTCTTCGCCGAGAACGAAGCGCGCCTGCATCTGAAAGGGAACCGATGACCATCTTCTCCACACGGCGCATCGCCGTCGCCGCCGCGTTGTCGACGGCACTGCTCGCCTCCGCGGCCTGTTCCGGCGGTGGCGACGACAGCAACAGCCAGGCCTCGAGCAACGAACTGACGGTGATGGCGCCGCTGTTCGGCACCGCGCCGGACGCGAACGGCGAGCTGCAGCAAGCGGTCGAGAAACTGATCGGCAAGAAGCTCAAGATCACCTGGGTCCCGAACGCGGAGTACGGCGACAAGTCGAACGTCACGCTCGCCTCGGACAAGATCCCGGACGTGATGGTGGCGAACGAGAAGAGCCCCTCGTTCGTCAAGGCGGCCGAGGCCGGCGCGTTCTGGGACCTGACCGGCAAGCTCGACAAGTACCCGAACCTGAAGCCTGCCGACGAGCAGACCGCGAAGAACTCGCAGACCAACGGCAAGACCTACGGCATCTACCGGGTCCGGCCGCTGCTGCGCTCCGGCATCGTGATCCGCAAGGACTGGCTGGCCAAGCTCGGCCTGAAGGA from Kribbella sp. NBC_00709 carries:
- a CDS encoding LacI family DNA-binding transcriptional regulator; this encodes MMGTPSIKEVARRAGVSVGTVSNFLNRPAIVAPDTRLRVQESINALGFVRNEAARHLRAGKSRTVGLVVLDVANPFFTDLAEGAEALAYEHDTVVMLCNSKTDPVREGHHLDQLEQQRVLGILITPFDSGDPRLTALVERGTPVVLVDRTADRGLCSVSVDDHLGGRLAGKHLIEAGHRRIAFIGGPFTMQQVSDRKAGITAVVAESSDVDLRYYEVDVMGVVEGRAIGERLAALPVRSRPTAAFLANDLLALGFLQAMAVAGLRVPRDMAIVGYDDIDFARAAAVPLSSVRQPAELLGRSAMELLQEEVEASDRHRHRQVIFQPDLIVRESSDFKRRRS
- a CDS encoding DUF1961 family protein, which gives rise to MTVLYENPLAKPVDLDGFRLEGDGATSFPLGRLRLESAHPDANVVLWCPDDFPPDITVEWDFWPIREPGLCILFFHAKGRHGEDLFDLLPRTGPYEQYHHGDLDTYHVSYFRRRWPAERAFHTCNLRKSYGFHLVAQGADPIPGVPDAEGPYRLKLSVHEGVITFAINDLVSFTWCDERPLRGGKIGFRQMAPLIGDYANLRVSQS
- a CDS encoding YesL family protein; translation: MNGWSIKLYNATDEVVWAIKLNALWILFTLLGGVALGIGPATLAAYSLARRRSAGESFHALPAFRTAFRQEFRRGTLVVLPLVALAVVLVGNYLYFAALGAALPRLASLFALVALGLIAAYALPMAVHYDLGVRTLLPKASLVALARPASSLVLLFVAVSIAYLSAKFPVLGIVLAGGAWIQLDTWLCLRFFAENEARLHLKGNR